The following are encoded in a window of Cydia amplana chromosome 20, ilCydAmpl1.1, whole genome shotgun sequence genomic DNA:
- the LOC134657729 gene encoding protein BCCIP homolog has product MSNKKHKEIDHEESESESESEERDYEKESDLDSDGNFVGDTEIQADFEGRNPEDCDFHGIKQLLRQLFLKTNVDLGALTEIIISQNYIGSVVKQCLDDPDDDDDENDGSDGVFGVTTVINITKRKQEPAIKQVTALLLQLAEENAKDDTKALIKKILSDDANHVGFVINERILNIPAAISVPLFSSLQSELDKAIQKNMPYTFQYLIWICKTYNIGEDASEILYANQEEKPLEDEALARFDVDVSEQVELSQWDYEGGAMTPGRRILIFEGKKFNDLVRLIKEEVESGPVF; this is encoded by the exons atgtctaACAAAAAGCACAAGGAAATAGATCACGAGGAGAGCGAGAGCGAGAGCGAAAGCGAAGAGCGGGATTATGAGAAAGAATCTGATTTGGACTCCGATGGGAACTTCGTGGGAGACACG GAAATTCAAGCAGACTTTGAAGGCCGCAACCCCGAGGACTGTGACTTCCATGGCATAAAGCAACTACTGAGGCAACTGTTCCTCAAAACTAATGTGGACTTGGGGGCACTTACGGAAATTATAATCT CTCAAAATTACATAGGCAGCGTGGTGAAGCAGTGCCTAGATGaccctgatgatgatgatgatgagaatgACGGCAGCGATGGAGTGTTTGGGGTCACCACTGTCATTAACATCACTAAGAGAAAG cAAGAGCCAGCGATAAAGCAAGTCACAGCACTCCTACTCCAGCTTGCAGAGGAAAATGCTAAAGACGATACCAAAGCTCTCATCAAAAAGATCCTGTCCGATGACGCCAACCATGTCGGCTTTGTGATTAATGAAAG aATCCTGAACATTCCCGCAGCCATCAGTGTGCCCCTGTTCTCTTCTCTTCAGTCAGAGTTGGACAAGGCCATCCAAAAGAATATGCCGTACACATTCCAGTACCTCATATGGATATGCAAAACGTACAACATTGGAG AAGACGCATCGGAAATATTGTATGCGAATCAAGAAGAGAAGCCGCTAGAGGACGAAGCGCTGGCGAGGTTCGATGTGGACGTGTCGGAGCAGGTCGAATTATCGCAGTGGGACTACGAAGGCGGCGCCATGACGCCCGGCAGAAGG ATCCTCATATTCGAAGGCAAAAAGTTCAACGACCTCGTGAGGCTGATAAAAGAGGAAGTGGAGTCGGGTCCCGTCTTTTAA